From Sphingobacterium bambusae:
AAATTTGTAGATAATAATTTAAAATTCTAAAATAGACAGACGATATGAGTTTAAGACTAGGAGATACAGCGCCTAATTTTCAGGCAGAAACATCGGTAGGACCTATAGATTTCTACGAATATATTGATGGCGGATGGGCGGTATTGTATTCGCATCCCTCTGATTATACACCTGTTTGTACGACCGAATTGGGGCGTACAGCGCAGTTGAAATCGGAGTTCGAAAAACGGAATGTAAAGGTGCTTGCTTTGAGTGTGGATTCGGTGGAAGATCACCTCAATTGGATCAAGGATATCAACGAGACTCAAAATACCTCGGTCGAGTTTCCAATTATTGCGGATAAAGACCGTACAGTGGCTGAGCTGTATGATATGATTCACCCGAATGCCTCGCTTACGGCAACGGTGCGCTCGGTTTTTATCGTAGGGCCGGATAAGAAAGTAAAGTTGACCTTGACCTATCCTGCATCGACGGGCCGTAATTTCAACGAGATCTTGCGCGTGATCGATTCGCTACAGTTGACGGATCAATATTCGGTGGCAACGCCTGCAGACTGGTCTGATGGACAGGATGTGATCGTCGTGCCGGCTATTAAAACGGAAGATATACCTGCGAAATTTCCAAAAGGATTCACGGAAATTAAGCCGTATTTGCGGGTAACACCACAGCCTAATAAATAGGGGGCTGTACACTATAAAATAAAAGCGCGGATCGATGATCGATCCGCGCTTTTATTTTATGGCGTTATTTTAGTAAACTTTTACGATGTAAATATAGTCCTGAAGACGTTTGATTTGATCGGTGCGATTGAGATTGCTTAATCCGTTGCGATTGCTCAATACGATGTTTCCTTTTAATGCATCTGCCGGAATGCTGTTTAGTGTTTCCACCAAGGCTTTTGTCTTTATTGCAAAGGCTGCTCCGTCAATACCTTTTTGCTTGCCGCTGATGATCCCTATTACATTACCATCTTTGTCCAGCACCGGGCCACCACTATTACCAGGGTTAACCGGAATAGATATCTGGTAGGCCAATGTATCACCAGCATAACCTGTGGAAGAGCTCAAGTAGCCTTGTCCATAAACGGCTTCATCACGAGGGAATCCGATGGTGTAGATGTCTTCTCCTAAATCAGAATCCTGCTTTTTAAATGTATAAGGGATATTCTTTAGGGATTTAAACGTAGAGTCACTGATATGAAGAATCGCTAAATCTTTCTCTGGGTTGGTGAAAATGATATCCGCTTTAAAGGATTGGCCGCGATGGTTTTGCAGATGCACGGAATCGGCACCAGTGATCACATGGTAGTTGGTTACCACATAGCCATCTCGAGTGATCATAAAACCGGTAGCACCAAAATGCATAGCTTCGGTGTTATCCTTGTCGCTTTTGATGTTTTTGATTTCCGCATTGTGCGCATTGACATTACGCTTGACATTGTTCATGTCACGGCGCAAAGCACTATAGTCTGTGCTAGTTTTCTTGAGTGTGCTGTAATATCCGGTAAGCCAAAGAGTGGAAAAGACCGAAACAATTGCAATGGCTGCAGCAACAGCTGCATTCAGCTGTAATTTTTGCCATAGCTTGATAATCTTAGCCGGCTTCTTGATTTCATGATCCAAAGTATAACTATTGGCTGTTTTTGCTAGATTTTTCTTGAAAGCCATTCTAGCTTCCGTCTGCCGTAGGCTTTGTATCAATGCTTTATGTTCGGCGAACATAGCGGCATATGTGGGATTCTCCACACAATATTTTTCAAAATCTGATTGCTCCGCCAGCGATAACTCGCTGCGAAGATAACGATCTGCCCACGTTAAAAATTCTTGATGACTTAAGCCTTCCATGACACGCTTGTACCTTACTTTTTAAAAAACATTTTTTTGAGGCGCTGAAGACACTTGTATTTTTGGTTTTTCGCGTTGTCGGGATTGGTATATCCAAACTTTTCACAAATATCCGTCATCGAGGCATTTTTAATGTAAAAATCATGCAGAATAGTTCTACACGGCTCTCCAAGGCTATGCAGTGCGTCTTCCATCTGCACTAAGTTTGCCTCAGTCATTGTGTGTTCCTCGATGGCTTCTTCAGCAGCCAATGAATCCTCTAAGTCATCAATTTGATCTTTATGATACTTAGATTCTCCACGAGTAAGTTGTTTTAGCCATAGTCTTTTTGAGACAGCATATAGAAAGGTCTGTAGCTTACTACTCAGTTCGAAATTCCCTCGGCTTACTTTGTCATAGAGGACCATGACGGTTTCTTGAAAGATATCTTGAGCTTCTTCTCTGCTTCCTTGATTATTGATAATCATCTTGGCGATAGGTGGGAAATACACTTTATACAGCTTTTGTATAGCTAAACTATTTCCGGATTCAATACCGCGAAGGATTTCCAAATCAATGCTTATATCGCTTTTCTCCTTACTCACTTGTTAATACCTTTTTAGCTAAATAGTAACCTTCGTATTGACGTTTTTTTTCTTTTTTATGATGATCCGCTGCGTAAAAGGCTAGTGCGGTCTAGGAAACTACACGCTACGCCTTAATGGATTCATCAAACAGCTTTCGTTGCTGTTCGCGAAAATATAAAGTTGGCTGTTCATGAAAAGATGCTTTTGGGCACATTTTCATGAACAGCAGTTTAAGGCGCAGAAGTGCGACGCGGCCTGTTCTTTGCAGCTCCTTGCGCAGGCCCGAAAACGTTACCTACCATGGTCATCGCACAGCGAAAGCCGGTCATCGCATTAGATTCATCCTGTTGCATAAAACGGCGTGTCGCTGGATTTAGCCAGTATGCGCGGTCGTTCCAAGAACCTCCTTTGAAAACTCTGCTCTTATTGTTCACCAAGGTTGTCTTGCCATACAGCTCTTTCATTTCCTCATCATCGGCGCCACGTGCATCGTACTGATAGGTACTGCTTTGATCTTCCGATCCACGTTGTGCTTGTAGTTCTTCCCAAGTTTGTTTGCGTGGTGCCTTCGCAGGAACTTTTATCGGCCGTCCATATTTATCTTTAGCCAAGACGCGTCCTTCCGTGTTCTCATATTGATTGTCCATAAAAACATTCCCTCGGAAAGGATTGAAGTCTTCAAAATCTTCAAACGATAGTTGGCGATAAACATCGTTTACCCATTCGTTAACGTTTCCTGCCATGTTGTACAAGCCAAAATCGTTAGGTCCGTAGCTCATCACCGGTACGGTAATATCGCCTCCGTCATTCAGGTCTCCCGCCACGCCCATATTATTTCCGCTCGTGATCTTGAAGTTGGCCAACATGCGGCCTTGGTTCTTTCTTTTGTCAGAACGAACGCCCAATCCACTCCAAGGATAGGTGCGGCTATTTTCGATATTGCCGGCAATGGTATTTCCGATCAGCCCTAATGCGGCATACTCCCATTCCGCCTCCGTAGGCAAGCGGTAGGGTTGCTTTAAGATACCGTCTTCCATACGAACGGTGCGGCGTGCATTGGCTTGCGCGCCAGGTCTGTTGTCGTTGGGCATGTTCGGCCCATCGATTCCCGCGCCACGTAGCTGCCCATTCAGGTATATCTCTGTATTGAAGGCTTCGCCTCCACTATTTTGAGTTGCTTTGGTTTTGTAGTCTACCAACACGCCCGACTGCCGTAGCACGTTTTCATTGACCCGATCGGTTCTCCATTGGCAATAAGCATTCGCCTGTTCCCAAGATACTCCAACCACAGGATAGTCTTGAAAAGACGGGTGGCGAAGGTAGAGGTTTACGTAGGGCTCATTGTAGGACAGCGGATGGCGCCAAACAAGGGAATCCGGTAACGCGTCATAGTATAACTTGCCATCGTCTGGGAAGTTTTGCGCAATCCAATGTAAATATTCCAACCAATCGGCATTGGATACTTCCGTTTCGTCTATGTAAAAGGAGGCCACGGTAACGCGGCGTTTTAGGTTGTCGTGTGCATAGCCCAAATCTTCGTTTAAGCTTCCTCCCATAACAAAGGTTCCCCCTTCCACGGCTACCAAACCTGGCCCAGGTGTCTCCTTAACTTTTCTGTTGATCTGCAATCCTCCATTGTTTGGGTCATTATAGGCCACGCCAGTTTTTGGAGAAAGGTCTTTGCCCGCTCTTTTGCTTTTGCAGGAATGAAATGTAGCCATGAAGGATAAAAGCACCACAAGGATGACGATCCTTTTTAGCATAAACCGATCTGTTCTTATCATAGGGTAGAGTTATGAACTTACACGTCAAAAGTAGTAAATAAATATTACTATGTATAGCTAAGGAGGTTTAAATGATGTTTTTTAGCGTTCTCGCAATATTTATGGGTGTGATCTACAAGCTCGTTTGGAGTTGCTTATCGATATTTAATCGATCATAATGCATTATTACATAAATTAGCGGTATGATGAAAATAAAGGTTGGTTTTGGTTTTGATGTTCACCAAATGAGAGAAGGACATCCGTTTGTGGTAGGTGGAGTAACCCTCGATCACCATGCAGGAGCCTTTGGGCATTCCGATGCTGATGTGCTGGTTCATGCCATTTGTGATGCCATTTTAGGCGCGGCAAATTTAGAGGACATCGGGTACCATTTTCCCAACACAGATCCCAAATGGAAAGGAATAAGCAGCTTGCTGCTGCTCAAGGAGTGCGTACGTCTTATCGGTGAGAAAGGTTATGAATTA
This genomic window contains:
- a CDS encoding peroxiredoxin; this encodes MSLRLGDTAPNFQAETSVGPIDFYEYIDGGWAVLYSHPSDYTPVCTTELGRTAQLKSEFEKRNVKVLALSVDSVEDHLNWIKDINETQNTSVEFPIIADKDRTVAELYDMIHPNASLTATVRSVFIVGPDKKVKLTLTYPASTGRNFNEILRVIDSLQLTDQYSVATPADWSDGQDVIVVPAIKTEDIPAKFPKGFTEIKPYLRVTPQPNK
- a CDS encoding S1C family serine protease, with the protein product MEGLSHQEFLTWADRYLRSELSLAEQSDFEKYCVENPTYAAMFAEHKALIQSLRQTEARMAFKKNLAKTANSYTLDHEIKKPAKIIKLWQKLQLNAAVAAAIAIVSVFSTLWLTGYYSTLKKTSTDYSALRRDMNNVKRNVNAHNAEIKNIKSDKDNTEAMHFGATGFMITRDGYVVTNYHVITGADSVHLQNHRGQSFKADIIFTNPEKDLAILHISDSTFKSLKNIPYTFKKQDSDLGEDIYTIGFPRDEAVYGQGYLSSSTGYAGDTLAYQISIPVNPGNSGGPVLDKDGNVIGIISGKQKGIDGAAFAIKTKALVETLNSIPADALKGNIVLSNRNGLSNLNRTDQIKRLQDYIYIVKVY
- a CDS encoding RNA polymerase sigma factor: MSKEKSDISIDLEILRGIESGNSLAIQKLYKVYFPPIAKMIINNQGSREEAQDIFQETVMVLYDKVSRGNFELSSKLQTFLYAVSKRLWLKQLTRGESKYHKDQIDDLEDSLAAEEAIEEHTMTEANLVQMEDALHSLGEPCRTILHDFYIKNASMTDICEKFGYTNPDNAKNQKYKCLQRLKKMFFKK
- a CDS encoding SUMF1/EgtB/PvdO family nonheme iron enzyme, with amino-acid sequence MIRTDRFMLKRIVILVVLLSFMATFHSCKSKRAGKDLSPKTGVAYNDPNNGGLQINRKVKETPGPGLVAVEGGTFVMGGSLNEDLGYAHDNLKRRVTVASFYIDETEVSNADWLEYLHWIAQNFPDDGKLYYDALPDSLVWRHPLSYNEPYVNLYLRHPSFQDYPVVGVSWEQANAYCQWRTDRVNENVLRQSGVLVDYKTKATQNSGGEAFNTEIYLNGQLRGAGIDGPNMPNDNRPGAQANARRTVRMEDGILKQPYRLPTEAEWEYAALGLIGNTIAGNIENSRTYPWSGLGVRSDKRKNQGRMLANFKITSGNNMGVAGDLNDGGDITVPVMSYGPNDFGLYNMAGNVNEWVNDVYRQLSFEDFEDFNPFRGNVFMDNQYENTEGRVLAKDKYGRPIKVPAKAPRKQTWEELQAQRGSEDQSSTYQYDARGADDEEMKELYGKTTLVNNKSRVFKGGSWNDRAYWLNPATRRFMQQDESNAMTGFRCAMTMVGNVFGPAQGAAKNRPRRTSAP
- the ispF gene encoding 2-C-methyl-D-erythritol 2,4-cyclodiphosphate synthase gives rise to the protein MKIKVGFGFDVHQMREGHPFVVGGVTLDHHAGAFGHSDADVLVHAICDAILGAANLEDIGYHFPNTDPKWKGISSLLLLKECVRLIGEKGYELGNIDAMLVLEAPKIKPYIPAMKAHLSEVTGLDADDISIKATTNETMGFIGREEGVVAYAVCLISKP